A single window of Pseudarthrobacter psychrotolerans DNA harbors:
- a CDS encoding MarR family transcriptional regulator, with protein MGIKDDAVEVRAQGWRTLAALHGLIEGELERSLQAESKLSVVEYTVLDALSRQDGWHMRMQQLARATALSASATTRLVNRLEDRALLTRILCADDRRGIYTELTPSGIALLEETRPVHDATLERALAEAQEIPELAALVDALPRLHANA; from the coding sequence ATGGGCATCAAGGACGACGCCGTGGAGGTCCGGGCACAGGGTTGGCGCACGCTCGCGGCGCTGCACGGCCTGATCGAGGGTGAGCTGGAACGCTCCCTGCAGGCCGAATCAAAGCTGTCAGTGGTGGAGTACACCGTGCTGGATGCGCTCAGCCGCCAGGACGGCTGGCACATGCGCATGCAGCAGCTCGCGCGCGCCACCGCGCTTAGCGCCAGCGCCACCACCCGGCTGGTCAACAGGCTTGAGGACCGCGCCCTGCTGACCCGGATCCTCTGCGCGGACGATCGCCGTGGCATCTACACCGAGCTCACGCCCAGCGGCATCGCCCTGCTGGAGGAAACCCGGCCGGTCCATGACGCCACCCTGGAACGCGCCCTGGCGGAGGCCCAGGAGATTCCCGAGCTGGCAGCGCTGGTGGACGCACTCCCCCGGCTCCACGCGAACGCCTAG
- a CDS encoding MFS transporter: MPIGLIALALGGFGIGLTEFVIMGLLPEVAADFQVSEATAGWLISGYALAVVVGALVLTAAVTRFERKPVLAVLLVLFIAGNLVSAIAPDYGMMMIGRIIAALAHGAFFGIGAVVAADMVAPNKKAGAIAIMFTGLTAANVLGVPFGTMLGQAAGWRSTFWAITVIGGIALAGILALVPKTGHGDTTPGTLRSELRAFRSAQVWLSILVTILGYGGMFGAFTYIAFTLTEVTGFAASTVPWLLIVFGVGLFVGNTIGGKAADRNVDRTLVVVLSVLVVVLVGFALAAGNQVLTVASVVLMGGFGFATVPGLQMRVMKYASNAPTLASGANIGAFNVGNALGAWLGGVTITAGLGYTSPIWAGAGITLLGLVVMIIAAAGAKRAVRQASADANAAPGGRVAAEPVAVLH, from the coding sequence ATGCCCATTGGCCTGATAGCCCTCGCCCTCGGCGGGTTCGGCATCGGACTCACCGAGTTCGTGATCATGGGCCTGCTGCCCGAGGTTGCCGCCGACTTCCAGGTCAGTGAGGCCACGGCCGGCTGGCTGATCTCCGGATACGCCCTCGCCGTGGTGGTCGGCGCACTGGTGCTGACCGCGGCGGTGACCCGCTTCGAACGCAAGCCCGTTCTGGCCGTCCTGCTGGTGCTGTTCATCGCCGGCAACCTGGTCTCCGCCATCGCTCCCGATTACGGGATGATGATGATCGGCCGGATCATCGCCGCCCTGGCGCACGGTGCCTTCTTTGGCATCGGAGCCGTGGTGGCCGCGGACATGGTGGCCCCCAACAAGAAAGCCGGCGCCATCGCCATCATGTTCACCGGGCTCACCGCCGCCAACGTCCTGGGCGTGCCGTTCGGCACCATGCTGGGGCAGGCCGCCGGCTGGCGCTCCACCTTCTGGGCCATCACCGTCATCGGAGGCATCGCCCTGGCGGGAATCCTCGCTCTGGTTCCGAAGACCGGCCACGGCGACACCACGCCGGGAACCCTGCGCAGTGAACTGCGCGCCTTCCGCTCCGCCCAGGTGTGGCTCTCCATCCTCGTCACGATCCTCGGCTACGGCGGGATGTTCGGCGCTTTCACCTACATCGCCTTCACGCTCACCGAGGTCACCGGCTTCGCCGCCTCCACGGTGCCGTGGCTGCTGATCGTCTTCGGCGTGGGCCTCTTTGTCGGCAACACCATCGGTGGCAAGGCCGCGGACCGCAACGTGGACCGCACGCTCGTTGTGGTGCTCTCCGTGCTGGTGGTTGTACTCGTCGGCTTTGCCCTGGCCGCCGGCAACCAGGTGCTCACCGTCGCTTCCGTCGTCCTGATGGGAGGCTTCGGCTTCGCCACTGTGCCGGGACTGCAGATGCGCGTGATGAAGTACGCCTCCAACGCCCCCACCCTCGCGTCCGGCGCAAATATCGGTGCCTTCAACGTGGGCAACGCCCTCGGCGCCTGGCTCGGCGGCGTGACCATCACGGCCGGACTTGGCTACACCTCGCCCATCTGGGCAGGGGCCGGCATCACCCTGCTGGGGCTCGTGGTGATGATCATCGCCGCCGCCGGAGCCAAGCGGGCCGTCCGGCAGGCATCCGCCGATGCCAACGCTGCCCCCGGCGGACGCGTGGCCGCCGAGCCCGTCGCCGTCCTGCACTAA
- a CDS encoding aldo/keto reductase — protein MTSTPITTSIPEITLNNGVRMPQLGFGVFQVSDDDTAAAVSHALAAGYRSIDTAAIYGNEAGTGRAIAESGIDREELFITSKLWVADLGYDATLAAFDASLDKLGLDYLDLYLIHWPAPAAGLYLESWRALEHLLASGKARAIGVSNFLPEHLQKIIDLGGTVPAINQIELHPALQQRDIADFNAAHGIATEAWSPLAQGAVLADPAVTGIAARHGVSAAQAILRWHLQQGRIIIPKSVTPRRIRENLDVFGFDLTADELSVIDGLERDGRTGPHPAEFNG, from the coding sequence ATGACTTCCACCCCCATCACCACGTCCATCCCCGAGATCACCCTCAACAACGGCGTGCGGATGCCGCAGTTGGGGTTCGGCGTCTTCCAGGTGTCCGACGACGACACCGCCGCCGCGGTCAGCCACGCGCTTGCCGCCGGTTACCGGAGCATTGACACCGCCGCCATCTACGGCAATGAGGCAGGCACCGGACGCGCCATCGCCGAGTCGGGCATTGATCGTGAAGAACTGTTCATTACGTCCAAACTGTGGGTGGCCGACCTCGGCTACGACGCCACGCTGGCAGCGTTCGATGCCAGCCTGGACAAGCTGGGACTGGACTACCTGGACCTCTACCTCATCCACTGGCCGGCGCCGGCAGCCGGCCTGTACCTCGAGTCCTGGCGGGCGCTCGAGCACCTGCTGGCCAGCGGTAAGGCCCGGGCCATCGGCGTCTCCAACTTCCTCCCCGAACACCTGCAGAAGATCATCGACCTGGGCGGCACAGTCCCGGCCATCAACCAGATTGAACTCCACCCGGCCCTGCAACAGCGGGACATCGCAGACTTCAACGCCGCCCATGGGATCGCCACGGAGGCGTGGAGCCCGCTTGCCCAGGGCGCTGTGCTGGCAGATCCGGCCGTTACGGGCATCGCCGCTCGGCATGGTGTGAGTGCCGCGCAGGCCATCCTGCGCTGGCACCTGCAGCAGGGTCGGATCATCATCCCCAAGTCCGTCACCCCGCGGCGGATCCGGGAGAACCTGGACGTGTTCGGCTTCGACCTGACCGCGGATGAGCTGTCGGTCATCGACGGCCTGGAGCGGGATGGCCGCACCGGTCCGCACCCGGCCGAGTTCAATGGCTAG
- a CDS encoding SRPBCC family protein, protein MSNPLNLTIPEGLPFIDYDREFDFPVADVFRAHKDPELVIQWLGPRGMKMEINHLDFRTGGSYSYVHTGPDGVAYEFSGVYHTVRENEFAIQTFEFGGYPDVVSIEFLTFEDLGDGRSRVRGHSVYPTQEARDGMAQSGMEGGMTEGYERLDELLSGAKV, encoded by the coding sequence ATGAGCAATCCACTGAATCTCACCATTCCTGAAGGACTCCCCTTCATCGACTACGACCGCGAATTCGACTTCCCGGTGGCGGACGTCTTCCGCGCGCACAAGGACCCGGAGCTCGTCATCCAGTGGCTCGGCCCGCGTGGCATGAAGATGGAAATCAACCACCTCGACTTCCGGACCGGTGGCAGCTACAGCTACGTACACACCGGGCCCGACGGCGTCGCTTACGAATTCAGCGGTGTCTATCACACCGTCCGCGAGAACGAATTTGCCATCCAGACCTTCGAATTCGGCGGCTACCCCGATGTGGTCAGCATCGAGTTCCTCACCTTCGAGGACCTCGGCGACGGCCGGTCCCGCGTCCGCGGCCACTCGGTCTACCCCACCCAGGAGGCCCGCGACGGCATGGCGCAGTCAGGCATGGAGGGTGGCATGACCGAGGGCTACGAGCGGCTCGACGAACTGCTCAGCGGCGCCAAAGTCTAG
- a CDS encoding metalloregulator ArsR/SmtB family transcription factor, with translation MNPDDGTLDSAFMALADPVRRRIIDRLSRGQATVNELAEPFAITKQAVSKHIQVLEQAGLVTRSREAQRRPVHLNPSRLEALTAWIDQYRLVREEQFRSLDAVLRSSSANGGNHPKESS, from the coding sequence ATGAACCCCGACGACGGCACCCTGGACTCGGCCTTTATGGCCCTGGCCGACCCCGTGCGGCGGCGGATCATCGACCGGCTCAGCCGCGGGCAGGCAACAGTCAACGAATTAGCGGAACCCTTCGCGATCACCAAACAGGCGGTCTCGAAGCATATCCAGGTCCTCGAGCAGGCAGGGCTCGTCACCCGCAGCAGGGAAGCCCAGCGCCGGCCCGTCCACCTGAATCCCTCACGGCTGGAGGCACTCACAGCGTGGATCGACCAGTACCGGCTGGTCCGCGAAGAGCAGTTCCGCAGCCTGGACGCCGTGCTCAGATCCAGTTCCGCCAACGGCGGCAACCACCCCAAGGAATCATCATGA
- a CDS encoding tautomerase family protein yields MPLVRIDVNQGRSSEELQRLSRGIHDAILAEYAIPERDYFHVLTEHPQGQIVAQDAGLGFDRTTDVVMIQIFTQGGRSRAAKQSLFAAIADRLAGLDIAGEDVFIGYVENSADDWSFGFGRAQYVTGELAVPRK; encoded by the coding sequence ATGCCGCTGGTTCGAATCGATGTTAATCAAGGGCGCAGCTCCGAGGAGTTGCAGCGCCTAAGCCGCGGAATCCACGATGCCATCCTCGCGGAGTATGCCATCCCCGAGCGGGACTATTTCCACGTCCTTACGGAGCATCCACAGGGCCAGATTGTCGCCCAGGATGCGGGGCTTGGCTTCGATCGCACCACTGATGTGGTGATGATCCAGATCTTTACGCAAGGTGGCCGGAGTCGGGCGGCCAAGCAATCCCTCTTCGCCGCGATCGCTGACCGGCTGGCCGGACTTGATATTGCCGGCGAGGACGTATTTATCGGATATGTGGAGAATTCCGCCGATGACTGGTCGTTCGGCTTCGGGCGGGCACAGTATGTCACTGGCGAACTCGCGGTCCCCCGGAAGTAA
- the iolC gene encoding 5-dehydro-2-deoxygluconokinase yields the protein MTHELLTIGRISVDIYPNDIGVDLEDVTSFGKYLGGSPSNVAVAAARHGRNAGVITRTGDDAFGKYLHRELRKFNVDDTFVTPVKEWPTAVTFCAIMPPDDFPLYFYGRFPTAPDLQIKAAELDLEAIREAGIFWSTVTGLCQEPSRGAHLAAHAARPRTGLAEGQYTILDLDYRPMFWASEEDARAEVAKILPHVTVAIGNDKECAVAVGEGTPDEQADRLLAAGVEIAVVKLGPEGVMAKTRTERVVSAPVPVETLNGLGAGDSFGGAFCHGLLSGWPLAQVLDYANAAGAIVASRLSCADAMPTPEEVTSLLAERGRLVPALAGAAAVPSHTTVSEGAAS from the coding sequence GTGACCCACGAATTGCTCACGATCGGGCGCATCAGCGTTGATATCTACCCGAACGACATTGGGGTGGATCTGGAGGACGTCACGTCCTTCGGAAAGTACCTCGGAGGTTCCCCATCCAATGTGGCCGTGGCTGCGGCGCGGCATGGCCGCAACGCCGGCGTTATCACGCGCACCGGCGACGACGCCTTCGGGAAATACCTCCACCGTGAACTGCGCAAGTTCAACGTGGACGATACGTTCGTTACGCCGGTGAAGGAATGGCCTACTGCGGTGACGTTCTGCGCCATTATGCCGCCGGATGATTTTCCGCTCTATTTCTACGGGCGTTTCCCCACGGCGCCTGACCTGCAGATCAAGGCCGCGGAGCTGGACCTGGAAGCCATCCGCGAGGCCGGGATCTTCTGGTCGACCGTGACTGGTCTGTGCCAGGAGCCCAGCCGCGGGGCCCACCTGGCCGCCCATGCAGCCCGTCCGCGGACCGGTCTGGCGGAAGGCCAGTACACCATCCTGGACCTGGACTACCGGCCCATGTTCTGGGCCTCCGAAGAGGACGCCCGGGCCGAGGTTGCAAAGATCCTGCCGCACGTCACGGTAGCCATCGGCAACGACAAGGAATGTGCCGTCGCCGTGGGCGAAGGTACCCCTGACGAGCAGGCCGACCGGCTGCTGGCCGCCGGCGTCGAGATCGCCGTCGTCAAGCTTGGGCCCGAAGGCGTGATGGCTAAGACCCGCACCGAACGGGTTGTCTCAGCGCCTGTCCCGGTTGAAACCCTCAACGGACTCGGTGCCGGCGACTCGTTTGGTGGAGCCTTCTGCCACGGGCTGCTGTCCGGCTGGCCGCTGGCCCAGGTCCTCGATTACGCCAACGCCGCCGGCGCCATTGTGGCCTCCCGTCTTTCCTGCGCCGACGCCATGCCGACGCCGGAGGAAGTCACCTCGCTGCTGGCCGAACGCGGCCGCTTGGTACCTGCCTTGGCCGGTGCCGCCGCAGTCCCGTCCCACACCACAGTTTCCGAAGGAGCAGCGTCTTGA
- a CDS encoding deoxyribose-phosphate aldolase, whose protein sequence is MSANDDPRRYQHLSALRLEDPDAVARAAATRRRHPGLKYGVQNFIVAADHPARGALSVGNAPVAMADRRDLLDRLQIALANPAVDGVLASPDIMDDLLLLGALEGKLVFGSMNRGGLAGLVNEIDDRFTGHTAAALEALGADGGKMLTRICLGDPDTASALEATARAVDSLAARKLIAMVEPFLSVWQNGKVRNDLSPDAVIKSIAIAQGLGSTSAYTWMKLPVVAEMERVMAATTLPTVLLGGDPEGTQDEVFASWQAALALPGVRGLTVGRTLLYPADGDVAGAVATAASLLKSPVLQSSAKVSE, encoded by the coding sequence TTGAGCGCCAACGATGATCCCCGCCGCTACCAGCACCTGAGCGCCCTCCGGCTCGAAGACCCCGACGCCGTTGCCCGCGCGGCAGCCACGCGCCGCCGCCATCCGGGGCTGAAGTATGGTGTGCAGAACTTCATAGTTGCCGCCGACCACCCGGCCCGCGGCGCCCTCTCCGTGGGAAACGCTCCGGTGGCCATGGCAGACCGCCGCGATTTGTTGGACCGCTTGCAGATTGCCCTGGCAAATCCCGCCGTCGATGGTGTCCTGGCGTCCCCGGACATCATGGATGACCTGCTCCTGCTGGGGGCCCTGGAAGGCAAGCTTGTCTTCGGCTCGATGAACCGTGGTGGCCTGGCCGGGCTCGTCAATGAAATCGACGACCGTTTCACCGGCCACACCGCCGCGGCCCTGGAAGCACTGGGCGCCGACGGCGGCAAGATGCTGACCCGCATCTGCCTCGGCGACCCGGACACCGCCTCCGCCCTGGAAGCCACGGCGCGGGCCGTCGACTCCCTCGCCGCACGCAAGCTGATCGCCATGGTGGAACCCTTCCTCTCGGTCTGGCAGAACGGCAAGGTCCGCAACGACCTCAGCCCGGACGCCGTCATCAAGTCCATCGCGATCGCCCAGGGCCTGGGCTCCACGAGCGCCTACACCTGGATGAAGTTGCCCGTAGTGGCGGAGATGGAACGCGTCATGGCGGCCACCACGTTGCCCACCGTGCTCCTCGGCGGGGACCCGGAAGGCACCCAGGATGAGGTCTTCGCCAGCTGGCAGGCCGCCTTGGCCCTGCCCGGCGTTCGGGGCCTCACCGTGGGCCGGACGCTGCTGTACCCGGCCGACGGCGATGTGGCCGGGGCCGTCGCCACCGCCGCCTCGCTGCTCAAGTCGCCCGTGCTGCAGTCATCAGCGAAAGTATCGGAGTAA